TAGAAATAAATCTTACAGTGGCGCTAACCTCAGAGGTGCAAACCTAGTATGTGCAGACTTGAAAGAAGCTAATTTAAAAAATGCTGATATTATTGAAGCCACTTTTCAAGGTGCTGTTTTAGAATGGGCAAATCTGACTCTTACTCAAGCGGTTGGTACTAATTTCACCAAAGCTCAAATGACAGGTGCTTGTGTGGAAGCTTGGAATATTGAAAGTACAACTATATTAGATGATGTAGATTGTCGCTTTGTCTATCTTTTAGAATATCCCCAACCAGGAACAGATGACCGTGAACGCCGTCCTAGTAGTGGAGAATTTAAACCAGGAGAATTTACAAAATTATTTGAAGAAGTTTTAAATACTGTTGATTTAATTTTCCAAAATGGTATTGACTGGAAAGCTTTTGTTGCAGCTTTCAAAACAGTGCAAGTTGAAAATGAAGATACAGAATTAGTTATCCAGAGTATTGAAAATAAAGGTGATGGGGTAGTTGTTGTTAAAGTTGCTGTTCCTGATAATGCTGATAAAGAAAAGATTCACAGCGATTTTACTCAAAATTATCAATTAGCATTAGCAGCAGTAGAAGAAAAATATAAAGCAGAATTACAAGCTAAAGATAATGAAATAGTTATTTATCGCCAACAAAGTTCAGAGATGACAGAAATTGTTAAACTATTAGCTAATAAACCTATCAATGTTCAAGTTGACAACAAAGTGGAGAATAAAAACATGACTAACGATTCTAGCCGTAAAGTTGAAATTGGCAGTATCGGCGGAGATTTTAACGCCAGTGGACAAGCTTTGAATCTAGGTGAAATCAGTGGTACAGTCACAAATACCATTAATGAATTACCATCTGCACCTGAACCCGATAAACCAGGAATTAAGGAATTATTGACACAATTAAAAGCAGCAATTGAAGCTGATACTGATTTAAAACCTAAAGACAAAGAAAAGGCCTTAAAACAAGTCAAAGCTTTAGCAGAAGCCGCCCAAAATCCTCAAGAAAAACAGGATTTAGCAGATACAGCAATCACAATGTTAAAAGGAACAATTGCTAATTTACCAACTGCGGCAAAATTAGTTGAAGAATGTGGTAAGTTATTACCGCTAATTGCTGGTTTTTTAGGTTTAGCTTAGAAACCCATTTTTTAGCCCAGATGATCGATTATATAGTTTAGCTTACACACAAACAAAGCGGCTATACAAACAAAGTCCAGGCGATTATAAATCGCGGCTATACAAACAAAGTCCGCCTACGCGGACTAAGAGAAATTTAACACACGAAGGTGGGTTTTGTCTGTCTAGATGCGGTTTCTAACCGCCTTGTTCTGAAAATATCGTTAAGATGGGAGGTAGAACCTCCCGGAAAGCATTCCCAGTCGGAGACTGGGAACGAGGGAAAAGCATTCCCAGTCGGAGACTGGGAACGAGGGAAAAGGAGTTCTCAGCAACTTACCAAATGCCGCAAAATTGGTTGAAGAATGTAGTAAATTATTACCTCTAATTGCTAGTATTTTCTAGCCCAGGCGAATAGAATATGGCTTGGCTTCGCCACGCCAAGGGCGAACGCGGCTACACAACCAAAGTCTAAGAGAAATTTAACCCACGCAGGTGGGTTTCGTCTGTGTAGACGCGGTTTCTAACCGCCCCCTTTCTAAAAATACCGTTAAAATGGGAAGTTTTACAATCTCCTGCAAATTTATCTGGAGAAGATGTATTGCCAGAATTTTTTAGATTTACAACTTTCCCTCACATATCTGGGAATTTAAAATTGGTGGATATCAAGTATTAGATAAATGGTTGAAAGATAGAAAAAATTCTAAGAGAGAATTATCTACTGAGGAAATTGACTAGTATCAAAAAATTGTCATTGCTTTAACAGAAACTTTACGAATAATGCAGGAAATTGATATAATTGTTCCAGGTTTTCCCATAAGTAGGTGAACACAATAAAACCAAACTGTGTAAAGAAATGTAAAATCGCCCAAACCCTCTTCACTCTTGCCTCTTGCCTCTTGCCTTTTGCCTTGCCATAACGACAATTTTCAACGCTCACCTACTTAGAGTAAAAACTGGTAATATTAACCAATATTAATTTCCTATTTACATTGAAAACCCAAAATGTCTCCTATTTACCTCTCTCTCCTCATGGTGCAAAAATAATATTAGGAAACAATATTACACCAGAACAATTAGTAGTTCCCCTTGCACCCACTCCTAAAACAATGTTTGGACCCCGTGCAGCTTGTTTATTATCACCAACAGGACCATTA
The DNA window shown above is from Anabaena sp. WA102 and carries:
- a CDS encoding pentapeptide repeat-containing protein codes for the protein MSPDYSGQNLRGCSFKGQNLTGANFSKADIRGANFTNAILKGADFTGAKAGLKKRWVIVLLIVTFILSVISSLFSTVIGVLLWYALNYKDGSIISGIVALITLVILCIITVRKGLLAGLGMVAIAFAIFSVSAVTFSSSVQGITIGSLVVAFTGVITSSVTFTFFFSFAFTIVFAVALTIFFAFGFAITFKIFLHSAVAVVFPVAVVFIFFSVYICWRSFKGDEKDAWIRSFAIAFAATGGTSFRGADLTDTDFTGATLKNTDFRTANLTRTRFYEAKKLDFARPGKTILSNPAVLNLLVTLNGRNKSYSGANLRGANLVCADLKEANLKNADIIEATFQGAVLEWANLTLTQAVGTNFTKAQMTGACVEAWNIESTTILDDVDCRFVYLLEYPQPGTDDRERRPSSGEFKPGEFTKLFEEVLNTVDLIFQNGIDWKAFVAAFKTVQVENEDTELVIQSIENKGDGVVVVKVAVPDNADKEKIHSDFTQNYQLALAAVEEKYKAELQAKDNEIVIYRQQSSEMTEIVKLLANKPINVQVDNKVENKNMTNDSSRKVEIGSIGGDFNASGQALNLGEISGTVTNTINELPSAPEPDKPGIKELLTQLKAAIEADTDLKPKDKEKALKQVKALAEAAQNPQEKQDLADTAITMLKGTIANLPTAAKLVEECGKLLPLIAGFLGLA
- a CDS encoding type ISP restriction/modification enzyme, whose translation is MYNFPSHIWEFKIGGYQVLDKWLKDRKNSKRELSTEEID